Part of the Pseudomonas sp. P8_241 genome is shown below.
TTCCAAATATCGCAACAACGGTCAGACCTGCGTCTGCGCCAACCGCCTGTATATTCAGGATTCGGTCTACGACGCATTCGCCGAGAAGCTGAAAGTGGCTGTGGCCAAACTCAAGATCGGCAACGGTCTGGAAGACGGCACCACCACCGGTCCGCTGATCGATGAAAAAGCTGTGGCCAAGGTGCAAGAGCATATCGCTGACGCCGTCTCCAAAGGCGCCACCGTGCTGTCCGGCGGCAAGTCCATCGAAGGCAACTTCTTCGAGCCGACCATCCTGACCAACGTGCCGAACAATGCGGCGGTGGCCAAGGAAGAAACTTTCGGTCCGCTGGCTCCACTGTTCCGCTTCAAAGACGAAGCCGATGTGATCGCGATGTCCAACGACACCGAATTCGGTCTGGCCTCGTACTTCTATGCCCGCGACCTGGGTCGTGTGTTCCGTGTGGCTGAAGCCCTGGAATACGGCATGGTTGGCGTCAACACCGGGCTGATCTCCAACGAAGTCGCGCCGTTCGGCGGCATCAAGGCTTCGGGCCTGGGCCGTGAAGGCTCCAAGTACGGCATCGAAGATTACCTGGAAATCAAATACCTCTGCCTGGGCATCTAAGCTCGGCAAGGCATTGCTTCAAGCGCAAAGGGCACGAGAGCGCTGACCCTTTGCGCCGCTTCAAACGGAATTTTATCTGCGGCCGGGAACGCTGTGGCAGTCGATCATCGCATGCTGCCGCCGTTGACTCCCCGCCGCATTTTCCTTGAACCACGCCGCCCGATGAGCGGCGAATGAGGACTTTATGAGCAAGACTAACGCTTCTTTGATGGCCCGCCGTACCGCTGCTGTTCCACGTGGTGTTGGCCAGATTCACCCGATCTTCGCCGAGTCCGCCAAGAACGCGACCGTGACCGACGTTGAAGGTCGTGAGTTCATCGACTTCGCCGGCGGTATCGCTGTGCTGAACACTGGCCACGTGCACCCGAAAATCATCGCCGCCGTGACCGAGCAGCTGAACAAGCTGACCCACACCTGCTTCCAGGTGCTGGCTTACGAGCCGTACGTTGAAGTGTGCGAAAAAATCAACGCCAAGGTCCCAGGTGATTTCGAGAAGAAAACCCTGCTGGTCACCACCGGTTCCGAAGCCGTAGAAAACGCCGTGAAAATCGCCCGTGCCGCCACTGGCCGTGCCGGCGTGATCGCGTTCACCGGCGCTTACCACGGTCGCACCATGATGACTCTGGGTCTGACCGGTAAAGTCGTGCCTTACTCGGCCGGCATGGGTCTGATGCCAGGCGGCGTGTTCCGGGCGCTGTACCCGAACGAACTGCACGGTGTGAGCATCGACGATTCGATCGCGTCCATCGAGCGCGTCTTCAAGAACGATGCAGAGCCACGTGACATCGCTGCAATCATCATCGAGCCAGTTCAGGGCGAAGGTGGTTTCTACGTCGCGCCTAAAGAATTCATGAAGCGTCTGCGTGCACTGTGCGACCAGCACGGCATCCTGCTGATCGCCGACGAAGTACAGACGGGCGCTGGCCGTACCGGTACTTTCTTCGCCATGGAACAGATGGGCGTTGCTGCCGACCTGACCACCTTCGCCAAATCCATCGCTGGCGGCTTCCCGCTGGCCGGTGTGTGCGGTAAGGCCGAATACATGGACGCCATCGCTCCAGGCGGCCTGGGCGGCACTTATGCCGGTAGCCCAATCGCTTGCGCCGCGGCCCTGGCCGTGATGGAAGTGTTCGAAGAAGAGCACCTGCTGGACCGCTGCAAGGCTGTCGGCGAGCGTCTGGTGACTGGCCTGAAGGCCATCCAGGCTAAATACCCGGTGATCGGTGAAGTCCGTGCCCTGGGCGCGATGATCGCAGTCGAACTGTTCGAAAACGGCGACAGCCACAAGCCGAACGCTGCCGCTGTGGCATCGGTTGTGGCCAAGGCGCGCGACAAGGGTCTGATCCTGCTGTCCTGCGGCACCTACGGCAACGTTCTGCGTGTGCTGGTACCGCTGACTTCGCCGGACGAGCAGCTGGATAAAGGTCTGGCGATCATTGAAGAGTGCTTCTCTGAGCTCTGATCACCAAGTGTGACCCGGTTCACAAAAAACCCGCTTCGGCGGGTTTTTTTACGCTCCTTGAAACCCCTCATGCGCATTAACACTGTATCGAAGGGCCTGCATTGGCTAAGGTTCCTGCATTGCCAGGGAGAGCTGTATGACAACGGTTATTTTACCCGCCGTTCCACGCGTATTGATTGCCGAGGCTGACCCTTGGTCCCGGGATCTGCTCAAGGAAGTGCTGTTGAGCGTTCGTTGCGATGCACGGCTGGATTTGTGCGGTGACGGTCAGCAAGCCTTGGCACTGTTGGCGGCCAATCCGTATGACCTGGTGATCGCCGACTGGGAGCTGCCGGGTGTCGATGGCCTGAATGTCCTGCGCAGTGTTCGTCAGCGCAAACGCAATCCTCCGTTGCCGTTCATGCTGATGAGTAGTCGCAACGATAGCGCCAGTGTGCGTGAAGCCCTGCCGCTGGCGCCGGCCGCGTACCTGACCAAACCCCTGAATATGGAAAGCCTGACCCATCGGTTGCAGGGGTTACTGCTCAATGCTGGCGAAGAAGTCTCCTGTGAAGTGCCGGCTCTCGCACCGGGGATGACCTTGCCTGTGTTTCTAGAGCGACGCCGTGAGCTGGCTGAAGGTGCGCCTCTGATGACGGACGTGCAGGTAGCGGTGAAGCGCAGCCTCCACCCCGGCGGCCTCGATCTGAAAGTGCTGGAAGACGAAATTCGTACCGATCCGCAGGTCACGGCTGTGTTGATTGCTGCTGCCAATAGTGCGGCCCAGCATCATGGCGCAGCGGTGCAAACCTTGTCCCAGGCGCTACATCGCTTGGGCACCGGGCAAAGCATGAACCTGATCCTCGGGCTGGCGCTCAAGCGAAGCGCACGGCTTAGCGATCCCTGTCTGGCGGACTACGCCGAGCGTTACTGGGAGCTGTCGTTACACACGGCCGAATTTGCGCGGACCCTGGCGCGCTTGCTCGATCTGGATCAGGAGCGCTGCTACTGCGCCGGCATGCTGCACCGTCTTGGCGATCTGGCGTTGCTTCGTTGTTTGCAGGAATGGAAACAGGCCGGTGGTGAGTTGGATGAGCTGGAGGAAGTGGGCGAGTCGCTGACCAGATTCGGCGCGGCCTATGGCTCGGCGCTGCGCACGCGCTGGCGGTTGCCGCTGGAGTTGCGCGAGCTGATTGCAGCGGCCTATCAGCTCGGTGGCGGGGTTTATTCTCGAGAAGCGCTGGTGATGAACATGGCGGCGCAGATGGCGCGTCTGACAGAGCATGAGGGCATTGAGGAACTGGCGAAGAGCCGGACGGCGCGGTTGCTCAAGATCGGTTTGCCGGAACTGATGCGCCTGCGCAAAAGACAGTCCTGAAGCAAACCTCCTGTAGGAGCGGGCTTGCCAGCGAAACAGGCGTGTCAGTCGATACTGATTTCGACTGACACGCCCGTTTCGCGAGCAGGCTCGCTCCTACAGGTTTTTTGGCTCAGGCCGCAGCAGGGCGCAGGGAGTAGGTCTTCAACTGATCGGCGAAGTCGCGCAGGGATTGAATCCCGCTGGCTTCTGCCTCATGGATCCAGTCCTTGATGGC
Proteins encoded:
- the gabT gene encoding 4-aminobutyrate--2-oxoglutarate transaminase, with product MSKTNASLMARRTAAVPRGVGQIHPIFAESAKNATVTDVEGREFIDFAGGIAVLNTGHVHPKIIAAVTEQLNKLTHTCFQVLAYEPYVEVCEKINAKVPGDFEKKTLLVTTGSEAVENAVKIARAATGRAGVIAFTGAYHGRTMMTLGLTGKVVPYSAGMGLMPGGVFRALYPNELHGVSIDDSIASIERVFKNDAEPRDIAAIIIEPVQGEGGFYVAPKEFMKRLRALCDQHGILLIADEVQTGAGRTGTFFAMEQMGVAADLTTFAKSIAGGFPLAGVCGKAEYMDAIAPGGLGGTYAGSPIACAAALAVMEVFEEEHLLDRCKAVGERLVTGLKAIQAKYPVIGEVRALGAMIAVELFENGDSHKPNAAAVASVVAKARDKGLILLSCGTYGNVLRVLVPLTSPDEQLDKGLAIIEECFSEL
- a CDS encoding response regulator, yielding MTTVILPAVPRVLIAEADPWSRDLLKEVLLSVRCDARLDLCGDGQQALALLAANPYDLVIADWELPGVDGLNVLRSVRQRKRNPPLPFMLMSSRNDSASVREALPLAPAAYLTKPLNMESLTHRLQGLLLNAGEEVSCEVPALAPGMTLPVFLERRRELAEGAPLMTDVQVAVKRSLHPGGLDLKVLEDEIRTDPQVTAVLIAAANSAAQHHGAAVQTLSQALHRLGTGQSMNLILGLALKRSARLSDPCLADYAERYWELSLHTAEFARTLARLLDLDQERCYCAGMLHRLGDLALLRCLQEWKQAGGELDELEEVGESLTRFGAAYGSALRTRWRLPLELRELIAAAYQLGGGVYSREALVMNMAAQMARLTEHEGIEELAKSRTARLLKIGLPELMRLRKRQS